AGAATTCTCttaatttttttctataaaaaaaatcttttaagggTCGCTTTCCGGACAAATTTGTTAACGTCAAGAAAGGCTTCGAAAGGTTTAAAAGAATTGGTTGGGGCAAATTTAAAACCTTTAGTTAAAACTGATATCTGTGCACtagttaaattttttttgtgAGAGGTTAAAAATGCCAGTATTCGTATTTGTGTTGTCTTGGGTAATTATTGTCTTTCTAGTCTCTTTTTTGTTCACGCCTACcacttcttcttcctctaaatttaaaatccttttttgTGACCGTGAGGGGTATGGTGTCTGGGTTAGTGAAGTGGGGTGGGTTCTGATTTCTAAAAAATGATCTTCATTTTCAAATTCCGAATCCAATGATAATAATTGGTATCTGTTTTGGTGACTGGGGATCGTAGGTGATTTGTAATAATTTGAGTACTCTTTGTGATCATTAATATATCTAGATCTCTGTGGTTTCGGGGACAAGTATTTGTGTGAGGGTCCTGGTGTGTTGTGATATGTAGGTGATGGTGGGATTTTGTGGTGAGTCCGGTATGAGTTATTTCGATTTCTTTGAATAAATGGATGATATTGGTTAGTGTTGGGGTGATGGGATCTTTGCGGGGGACCACGGTAGTGGTTACTAGgtgccttgtgtgtgcgaatattTTGTGGTGAATGTGAAAAAGGATCCAAACAGTATCCaaacagtatccaaacattttattaaacataatagAGATCCAAGATTATTAAAGTGTAtcggaataaaaaaatgtactattCCCTGGAGGGGTGGGAATATTAAAAACATTCTAGGAAAAACCGAAATGGAGTGGGTGTACACACTCCAAACTCTTACACCTcatggtttaaatgttgatttcgaTGTATTTAATTTCCTGTAATCCTATGCCTTTTATTCTGCCTTTTACTATtattgcttttatcatattttatcagTATGATTACACCAATACTTTGTACTGTTCATTTAATTGTTCATTTATGTGGTGCATTTATTCACTGTATTTCGATATGTGGTACATTTATTTACACTATTTTATATCCATTTTACTGTCCATTGGCATAAGGCTTAGTCTGATGATACTTTTCAGTATATCAGACAAATAGCCTTTTTTCCACTTCGCCGATCACATTTCCCTGTGATCCGACGTTAAATCTGTTCCCTTGACGACGGCTGCAGCTTTGTGCTAGCCGTCGGCTTCATTGTTTATCCAGGTCTCCATGACGACGGCCGCAGCTATACGCAAGCCGTCGTCACACCACTGTGTGTTCCCATTCGTCAGACGCCGGCCGCAATTGTATGCGAGCCGACGTCTAACTCTAACCTCCTCACATAGACGTCGGCAGCTGCGCAGTGCTTGCCGACGTCTATACACTACAAGCCCCAGAACCCCCTGCGGCAGCTTGccggtcacatgaccgcaattataaaaattataaaatttattttcacaactaTTTAACCTTCGTTTTTTTTTAGTATCTATGGTTTATAAGGCTCATAGAGCTTATTGTAATGTATGTTGGATACAAtcagtttattttaatatgttatattatttctgcacattacttgaattttgattggctattcctaatttttggcgccaattttaattatttgaattgCTATTTAAACTCTCTTGCCAGGTATCAGGCAGTACAATTGCGGTACaatccataagcggggattgtaccgctgcacgCCTTTCAAACTAGAGCGAGTTACAGCTCCTACACATGTGAGTTCTATACCAGCCTTTAGACTGTTGTCTCTTTTCTCAGTCGTATTGCACCATTTTTTGTTCTCTATTTTCCCTATATTCGAGTGAATCCCTAagaaagaggagaaagaggataTCCGCTCCGGACCAATATCTACAGATTCTGCGTCTCCTACTGGACCTGCTCCAGATAAGACTTTtgttcccctttttttacttggaCTATTTATACATTGACtatttgtggcgcagcccttccccttATTTCCTGTATCCGCTATCTGTTTAAGGGTCTTTTGAGagattcccttatagggttgctgcctttggggtatttagcgcttactcttattttctgtttttacctTTAAAGCCCTGCCATCTGGCAAATCCCTGGCAGGAGACGGCTTCACTAACCTATATTACAAAACGTTTGCAGATGCTTTAACCCCAACACTCCTTAAGGTATATCAAGAGACAGAAGATACGGGTCTTCTGCCTACTGACATGTTAATGGTCACAATAGTCACCATCCCAAAACCGGAAAAACCTATGGACGCATGTAAAAACTTTAGacccatctccctcctcaacacCTATACCAAAATACTAGCCAACAGATTAACGTCTCTTCTCCCCTTCCTGGTCAAAGATGATCAGATGGGGTTTGTAGCTGGAAGGCAGGGGCTGGATAACACCAGGAAACTATCCCTGGTACTTAATAAGCTCAGGGATACAAGCCGGGAAGGTCTACTGCTAGCTCTAGATGCTTAAAATAGTTATTTTGCCTAAACTAATGTATTTGTTTTGTACTGCCCCGATTGCTGTCCCCCCCAGCCTACTTCAAATCGATCCAGAAAGACATAACCAAGTTTGTGTGGGCAGGACGGAGACCACGGGTGAACCTGAAAATACTGAAAGACCCCAAGCTCAGTGGCGGCCTGGCCCTTCTGGACCTCCAGATATACTTCCATGCCACTATTATAGCAACAAACGTACCACATCTGATGTCGGGTACTAGCCCTCGGGTAAATGAGTAAGATTGGACAATCGCCTCCTCTTCCCTCATTCACTCTCCACAATAATGTGGGTGCTAAAGCACCTACGCCCCCCCATTACCGGCAGATCTAAAGGAGGCTGCATTTTTCCTCCAAACCTGGGACAAACACAGAGATAGACTATGCAGGAAGAAGGGAATATCGTTGGCCACCCTGCTAGCGGCACTACCATACCTAATGCCTACCTTTAATGCGAGACCTTGGATAGACAGAGGGTTTACCCAGCtctattgtttgttttctttacatACCCTTCAGGGGTTTGACATACTAATGACTAAATATAACCACCCAACTCCTCCTACTACTCATATGTCCAGTTACGCTCTTTCCTCACAAGATTCTACCCTAGAGCAGCTGAGTCACAATTAGGATTACGAAATGGGAAAACATGTGTATTAACCAGACCAAAATTCCAAAATGTAAACTGATCTCCATGTGTTATAGACGGTGTTCTCTACATATGCACTTTGCTAACGCCAACCCAGCAAGACAATGGGAAGCTGACCTGCAAcgcaattacacacaaacagtGGGAGTATATCATAAACCTACCTAAGAAACTAACCAAATCAGCTGCACATATATTACAACAGTGCAAGACCTTTACTGGTGGTACATGGTGCCCACCCGCTTAAGCAAAATCTTCCCCAATACCCCTTCGGTGGGCTGGAGGTGCAAGGCAGCAGAGGTAACCGCACTACAGGTGTGGTGGTAGTGCCACGCCATAATACCCTTCTGGACAGGCATAAACGAGACTATTACCCAATTAACAGGGTACAAACTACCATGCATCCCCCACACATATCGTCTCTTGGATGTACCCACAGGTATACCAAATTAATAGGCCATATAGCACTTACCACACAAAGACTTAACGCTAGAGTGTCCAAATCTAAAATAGCACTGACAATCAAGGAAGTAATACTGGAATTAGATAGACAATGCTCATTTAAACGACACCTCATGATATTTGCCCCCACTAATACATATCTGAAATCCTGGCAAGTGTGGGACGCATGGAGATCGAGTACCTGTAAAGCTGTACAAAATCCAACCCCAACTCCAATCAGTTAGCATACTAAAGGTCCTTATAACTTTGCCTGACCTACCCAGGATATCAACCTGACTCAGGGACTCCAGTAATATTTCTGTACTGTATCATAGCTATGTGAATCAATATGTTGTGTCTTCAAACAAGTGTAATGTACGTTGACCTTGTGCACAAAGCATTGACTCTCCTCTTGCCTTCTGTATCCCCCGCCCCATCtttaaaaaaacttaaataaacttttaagttgaaaaaaaaaaattccaataagTTGTTATAGGCTTCTATCCAGAGAAACCAAGGTCAGGAATCCAGAATAACCAAATTCACATACAGAGTCATTCAATTCAATAGGTTAGCTCTATATggtagaccagtgatggcgaacctatggcacgcgtgccacaggtggcacgccgggccctctctgtgggcacgcggccacaggtccgccatcactgcagagtaggcacctgcctgcccgaaacggcaggcgcctactctgcttccggttcgggaggcagggggagggatctgtgatgctgatcccctgtcctcccgcgcgatgctgtgtggagcgttgccgagcgttaccatggcaacgctccacacagcatcgcgcgggaggacaggggatcagcatcacagatccctcccctgcctcccgaaccggaagcactgcctgccaccaccggaccaccagggatgacggtaccgccaccggaccaccagggatggctgtcccccccccccacttcattacaggtaagaaggagggagggagggaggggggggatactgacacacagcacccctacccccccagaagtacccttacacccccagcaccacccctagcccccacagcacccccccagaagtacccttaccccccacagcaccaccccacccccccagaagtacccttaccccccccagcaccacccctatctccccagcaccacccctagcccccacagcaccccccagaagtacccttagcccccacagcaccaccccgccgccccagaagtacccttaccccccagcaccaccctatctccccagcaccacccctaccccccagcagtacccctaccccccccagcagtacccctaccccccccagcagtacccctacccccccagcagtaccgctaccatcccagcagtacccctaccatcccagcagtacccccctaccccccctcagcagtacccctaccccccctcagcagtacccctgccccccctcagcagtacccctaccaccatcagcagtacccctaccaccatcagcagcaccctaccccccccagaagtacccttacccccacagcaccacccctatctccccagcactacccctacccccacagcaccccccccagcagcaccctaccccccagaagtacccttaccccccacagcaccacccctatctccccagcaccacccctaccccccacagcaccaccccacccccccccagcagcaccctacccccccagaagtacccttacccccacagcaccacccctatctccccagcactacccctacccccacagcacccccccccagcagcaccctaccccccagaagtacccttaccccccacagcaccacccctatctccccagcaccacccctaccccccacagcaccaccccaccccccccccagcagcaccctacccccccagaagtacccttacccccacagcaccacccctatctccccagcactacccctacccccacagcacccccccagcagcaccctaccccccagaagtacccttaccccccacagcaccacccctatctccccagcaccacccctaccccccacagcaccaccccaccccccccagcagcaccctacccccccagaagtacccttaccccccacagcaccacccctatctccgcagcaccctacccccccagaagtacccctaccaccccagcagcacccctacccccacacacagtacccctacccacacacacagtacccctacccacacacacagtacccctacccacacacagtacccctatcccccacgcagtacccctatcccccacgcagtacccctacccctcagcagtacccctatccccccacgcagtacccctatcccccacgcagtacccctatcccccacgcagtacccctatcccccacgcagtacccctatcccccacgcagtacccctatcccccacgcagtacccctatcccccacgcagtacccctacccccccacgcagtacccctacccccccacacagtacccctacccctcagcagtacccctacttcccagcagtaccccaaccccccccacagcacccctaccccccacacacagtatccctaccccccacagcagtacccataccccgccagcagtatccctacccccacacagtacccctaccccccagcagtacccctaccccccacacagcacagcacccctcttatacacacatacagcacccctaccccacgcacagcacccctctcacacacacacacagcacccccctcacacacagctcccccctcacacacacacacagcaccccctcacacacacacacacagcacccccccaaacacacacacagcaccccccaaacacacacacagcaccccccccaaacacacacacagcacccccccaaacacacacacagcacccccccaaacacacacacagcacccccccaaacacacacacagcacccccccaaacacacacacagcacccccccaaacacacacacagcacccccccaaacacacacacagcacccccccaaacacacacacagcaacccccccacacacacagcaacccccccacacacacagcccccccacacacttacacagcaccccccacacacttacacagcaccccccacacacttacacagcaccccccacacacttacacagcacccccacacacttacacagcaccccccacacacttacacagcaccccccacacacttacacagcacccctcatacacttacacagcacccctcatacacttacacagcacccctcatacacttacacagcacccctcatacacttacacagcacccctcatacacacacacagcacccctcatacacacacacagcacccctcatacacacacacagcacccctcacatacaacacacaccccccccccacacacacgcaccccccctccacacacacgcaattgccgtgttggcactttaaggaaaaaaaagttggcatgtattgcggtttgggcactcgggctcaaaaaggttcgccatcactgtggtAGActctgaaacagtctgttatacaAAGGCCATGTAGAGATGTGCAGGAAGGGCATTAATAGCTAGAGACAAAGTCCTTTAATGTAGCATACGCAATACTTTATTTGGGTTGACTTTTtgcagttttttgggggggagggagcgGAAGTGCTTGCTACAAAGTCTCTGGACATCTTCTAATGCAAAAGTGGGAGGATTAGGGGGCTGAGtaaatacaattttgaaaaaAAGCTTTAATTTAAAACCAAGAAAAGGGTTTGGCCTCCCTGTGGCTGCTACTGgtttatacagcacatttttgccatttttttaataccaGGATTTAGTCTTTCAAATAAGACTGTATACACCAATCAGTCAAATCTACTCCCCCATATATCCCCATATCCcgcctccaaaaaaaaaatgtaaaaaaaataacacacctgcacattttttaaatgtttctgtttttttgtttttttttccatgtattgCACAAATGTGTAAACTTTGAAAAACCCCTGTTAGCTCCTTCTACAAATCCCCTGTTCTGCCCCCTTTTTACAAACCCCTGCACTacccttccacaaatcccctgctcagcCCCCCTTATAGAAGACCCCTGTCACACCATTACAGACAGATAGTCAAACGCACACAATCACATGCAGAcattcacaggcagacagttatacacacagtcagttacaagcagacactcACAGTTgtagccagacagtcacgcacacagttacaggcagacagtcacatatacagtcacacacacacacacacacggtcacaggcagacagtcacacacacatagttacagtcacacacagttacaggcagcatcacacagtcacaggcagacagtcacacgtacacggttacaggcaacatcacacagtcacatacagacagtcacacacatagtcacatgcagatagtgacacacatagtcacatgcagataGTGACACACACCACTATaggtagacagttacacacacagtcaattACACAAAGTAGTagccagacagttacacacacagttacagtcagactGTgagatatacagtcacacacagtgtcGCGgaccgccaccccccccccccttccccttagaATGCCACTGATACTTGCTGTACTATACATAGCACTTTGATTTTTCTAGCACTTTTCATGGTTTGGGGGGGAAACATCTGCCCGTTTTACGTACTGTGCCACATGCTAGGCTAGGGTTTCAAATACTACAGTAATAATTATCAATCCCTAGATATTAGTATTTATTCATCAAGGGAAGAAGCAGATCCCACACAATCTAGCCATTTGTGCCCACAGAATCaaggcatcctggtgggtcaagacgACTATATTTCCCTTAATAAATGCAAAATGCCCAGGTGTAACCAATAGTGGATTTGCTAAATTTGTAAAATGTAATCACATATGATGAGCACCTTGATAGGATACATTGATGAAATTCAATCGAAGATTGGTTTTTAAGCAGAAATTCATCTATGCGTATCTTTTGTTCTAGGATGTAATTTGGGGAAAATGTATTAGAAAGTTGTTTGATACGGGCCTGAATTTCGTGTAACCTGTCAAAGAATGGGTTATTTCTAGGGGGTCACAGTGCATTGTCTTTAAGAAGGAGGAACCTCATTTTTGTCATATTGATACATCTTTATAAGCAATAGATTGAGGCATTTTGTAAGTTGAGTTCATATGGAGATAGGATAAGGGGATTTCTGTTTATATTAGTTTACTGGTTTGccctatgtatatgtgtatttcatgtttcaatttttttctacatttaagATCTGTATGAGattgtaactatatatatatatatatatatatatatatatatatatatatgttagctGATGGCGTACCTGGATGTGGCTGAATTTCCAGATTTCCACTTCCTTCTACTCTGGCGTGTTCGAACCTGATGtcagactggaagaaaaaaaaaaaaaaagataccataAAAGTAAAGTACAATACAGGGGTAAAAAAAAAGCAGCAgggtaaagaaaaacaaaaaggccAGTAGACAcggtaaataacattataaaagaAAAGCCCCCATTGGAAAGAGAGGTCGATGTAGGAAATATACTCACTGAGTAATCATGAGGGTGGGATTCGATGACTTGTTGCAGCCAGGTTTTACAGGATGGTGGAATTGTGACAGTATCCTGGGAAACTTTATGCTATACTATGTAAATCTGCCTGATGGTCTAACAGTGACAGCTTAATTGACGTTTTTAGTAAAGATTTGTTGGTTTGCATTCTCCTCTCCAGATGTATCATGTACTGGTTCCTGTCCTTATTTGCACCTGTATAACAGAAAGAGTGTaattgcatatataatatatcagtTTTCTGGTTATATATAGAAGGATCTCTGACGATGGATAGATACACCTGAGAGAGCTCCAATGGGTGGAGCAAAAATGTCATGGTGACGTCGGAGATACCGGAACTAGGAAGGAGTTCACTGGGGAGATGCTAGAAATACACAATAACTGTGAGAAATCTGTATTTGCAGTGAAACTACTTTCAATATGATAAAACTTGCATCCAAATGATCTTTTTCTATTCGGATTTGCAATGTACCAATATCCAAGGTCTAATCTGAGTCACTTTGTTTTGCATTCATATGAGGAAAGGGTAAGGGGATTATTGTTTATACTACAGTTTACTGGTTTGCATTCTGTATAtgtgtttttcatgttttttaaGTTTTCTACATTTAAGATATCTGTGAGATTGCAACTCTATATTCACTTAGCTGATGGCATACCTGGATGTGGTTACATTTCCAGTTGTTCACTTCCTTCTGTCCTGGCTTGTTCTAGCCTGATGGCagactggaaaaaataaaaaataatttgctaAGAAACTATAAAAGTCATGTACAATAAAGGAAAAACACAGCAGCAgggtaaagaaaaagaaaggaacaGAAGacacggtaagtaaaattataaTAGAAAAGTCATCAATGGACTGTCTCTTTAAACCACGAACACTCCAGAGATTTGCACTGCACCACTGTCCAGGGTCGTATCTGAGCTACTTTGTGAGTTGCTCAGATTTACTGGTTTgcactatgtatatgtatttcaTGTTTTTAAGGCTTTCTTTATGGAAGATATCTGTGAGATTGTAACTCTATATAAATTTAGCTGAAAGCTTACCTGGATGTGGCTGAATTTTCATATAGCCACTTCCTATTTGCATTGGAGTGTTCTAACCTGATGGCAGGCTGAAAGAAATGGGAAAAAAGGGTAAGATACCATGCAGGCCAAATATAATACAGAAAAAAGTAGcagggtaaagaaaaaaaaagtacaatagaCATATAAGAAACTATTAGAAAAGAAAAGATGCCATTAGAAAGAGAGGTAGATGTAGGAAATATTCTTACTGAGTAGTCATGATGGTGGGATTCGATGATTGGTGGTAGACGGCCAGGGTTTGCAGGATGGTGGAATTTGACAGTATCCTGGGAAACTTTATGCTACACCATGTAGATCTGCCCGATGGTCTTAACATTCACCGCTCAATCGACAAGCGTTTTTAGTAAAGTGTCTGTTAGTTCGTTGACTTGCATTATCTTTTCCAGACGCATCATGTACTGGTTCCTGTCTTTGAGAAATTGAGGGATCCTCGGCTTACTAAGCACGGCGGTCTTTTTTAGACGGTTTATATCCTCGTAGGAAACCTTTCCCATTGCCATTAGCAGCTTGAAATCTATGGTATGTCTGCGTCTTAGGATTTGTAGAACACCTTCAAGGTACACCTGATCCTTATTACAACATCCTGGCTGTGATGTGTCTGTCAAGCCCCTCTTTGCTCGGACACAATAATACCATCTGGCTTCTGGGTCTCTGACAAATATTTTCAAATGCTCAAATAGTTCACTGAAGGACATTGAGCTTGCTTTGTAGATGGTATAGTACAGGAGGGCAACTCTGCACAAATCGGGATCAGGATGATATAAAAGGCTGTGGATGGTTGCCAGTCCTTCTTCAGTTGGATTTGCTGGTTCAAGACCATACTCTTCTCGACCTTTGCTGTTATTCCATGGCTGTTTACTGTTGTTGACTGTTCTAAAATAATGAGTTCCAATCTCATGTCTCAGTGTACCTTGAAGCCACTTTTCTCGTGCCATAGAGACATTTATTGTCATCGTTGGTTGCCTTTTCACAGTTCCCATAGAGGCTTGTGATATTACATCTCCAGTGAGATTAACAGCAATCTCCCCTTGACACCCTTCAGTCTCCATGTATTTGCGTACTTCCTGATAGATCTGCTTTGCTGGTAGAAGATTGCCTCCTGTAGCTTGTTCATAATTTTCATAATTGTTATATTTCTTGAGTGTGTTTTGTATGATATTAATGGCCACTTGAAGAAATCTGTTGGAGGCATGGCTGTGCTGGGCTAAGGCAGATGGCAGAGGAGTTTTATTATATTGAAACTGAGGGTTGTACATAAAGTTcgatttgaaaaatgtatccttctcttttttcaaatttaaaggctTCATTAATTTTGGATTACAATAATCCTTCCCTGGAGGTGTGGGGACCAGCAACACTTTATCTTCAGTCAAGCTGGGTTGAAAATGTTCCCTCTCAGAATCAAGTTTTGGTGTATTGGTGAGCACTTTCTGTTTATTATTGACCGACGGTTTCTTTGAGCTGAAAATGCTGGTGTTCCCTTTGCTGGAGTTAGGACTCACAAGGTCCTTATAGGCAGGAAGTGGTGGTGTAGAGATCAGCGACATTTTACCTTGAGTCAAGCTGGGTAAGTCGTGTTTCTTCTCAGAATAGATTTTTGTCCTTTTTGTGAGCACTTTCTGTCTCTCAGAGTCCTTTGTGTTGGAGGTAGGACCTGAAAGGTTCATTTTGGCAGCAAGTGGCAGTTTGAAAGCCTGCAAGACTTTACCTTCAGTTGAGTTGGATAAGATGTATTTCCTCTCAGAATCGATTTTGGGTTTGTTTGTGAGCACTTTCTGGCTTACATTGACTGAAATAGTCCTCGAAGAGCTTATGCTGGGGTTCCTTGTTTTGGGGATAGGAACCGAGAGGTTAATTTTGGTATTAACAGGTCTGGTTGCCAGACGTATGCTACGCGCTGTCAGTGGGAAGTTAGGCTCCATTGTTTTACCTGATCAATTCCGCTTAACAAAAAACGTGAATTGCTCGGAGTGGAAACCCTTCTTCTTCTGTACAATATCAAGTTTTAGTGTCTGATACCTGCAATAACTCTGTCTCTCAGCAGACCTGCAGCAATTTCCTGCACACTAGGTCCAGAGCTTTCACAGTGACAGCACTAGTAGCTGAGTCCTGGTGCAGCTCTGATGTCATAGAATGTCACAGAGGAGGACAATcactgcagggttaaaggcacCAAATATAACTTGATTTTAcccttaaagttcaatttaaattcCAGGGttgttcattaaagtgagaattcaaagtgaatttcaaactttaggccaTAGTAAC
Above is a genomic segment from Pelobates fuscus isolate aPelFus1 chromosome 6, aPelFus1.pri, whole genome shotgun sequence containing:
- the LOC134566127 gene encoding putative tyrosine carboxypeptidase MATCAP2 — encoded protein: MKPLNLKKEKDTFFKSNFMYNPQFQYNKTPLPSALAQHSHASNRFLQVAINIIQNTLKKYNNYENYEQATGGNLLPAKQIYQEVRKYMETEGCQGEIAVNLTGDVISQASMGTVKRQPTMTINVSMAREKWLQGTLRHEIGTHYFRTVNNSKQPWNNSKGREEYGLEPANPTEEGLATIHSLLYHPDPDLCRVALLYYTIYKASSMSFSELFEHLKIFVRDPEARWYYCVRAKRGLTDTSQPGCCNKDQVYLEGVLQILRRRHTIDFKLLMAMGKVSYEDINRLKKTAVLSKPRIPQFLKDRNQYMMRLEKIMQVNELTDTLLKTLVD